In Gallus gallus isolate bGalGal1 chromosome 8, bGalGal1.mat.broiler.GRCg7b, whole genome shotgun sequence, one DNA window encodes the following:
- the FNDC7 gene encoding fibronectin type III domain-containing protein 7 isoform X3 — translation MRGSERASLELIGLLLHSLEVVFSANTGFSMSIYDVTSRSIYLRWSKFSGASSYRVTATAVNTVGHSLLAHFSDVTLKSTLTSLIPNTVYAIQAEAIDKNGIILAETQTMQSTAPDIPVIDQAYSKLSNSITVEWRAVPGATSYLLSAQDGDSCIETVVTKSPGTVMGLEPATCYRITIRSVNAGGKSRPSPSRKTTTVLSAPILSVSSPSYDSIAVSWKAVYMAVGFSVSLMRSDGLGRMLKQNTTNTSFIFSNLDPGTLYTIKAYAWNANGLPGDDFTYNQRTSPKAPADVQVAFNSGVLRAIVSWMPAEGALTYSVTASSGLLKLKCNTTSSSCIIPSLQCGSEYSVSVTAHNDAGSSNPTDAVSLKTIPCAPGNISTEEDERGNLLVSWSRVNFGHYYVVFVKSDDGLEVYCNTSHTQCHFQSDCGFTYFISVFAYNKAGQSPLGDVFNYTTAPCCPSNFRAVLVSSDTVEVSWSPVRGAEMYETKAASWRGTVLCNDTATACTLSALRCNTRYNVTVYSFSEARGSNTSCASKYVATAPCSPEIKNISKEALSVISVHWQSNNEEATYIVTARGETGLWHCTSSGNSCTLINLPCGSAFSVSVIARSPAGQSLPSYSVPLETAPCCPNDLTLTQVTQSVTNISWSIGMGAQTYATTLESPKGQAKCRTLKNYCLLGCITCGTNYTVSLKAISETGLTSYCTYQGYSSSACCPSGVKLYRLGSNGIRVYWRASEETISYITDLCGSKGNFTCTPSSGVSYCDITEIPCGDVYTVVVSPATDKRLKLTFCPKKIYSVIYRGKSSAEHV, via the exons ATGCGCGGTTCGGAGAGAGCATCGCTGGAGCTCATCGGACTGCTCCTCCACAGCCTGGAAGTG GTCTTTTCAGCTAACACAG gtTTCTCTATGTCTATATATGATGTGACCTCAAGAAGCATTTATCTCAGATGGTCCAAGTTTTCAGGAGCCTCTTCTTACAGAGTCACAGCTACAGCTGTGAATACTGTAGGCCATTCTTTACTGGCTCATTTTAGTGATGTGACACTTAAGAGCACTCTAACTTCGTTAATTCCAAATACTGTCTATGCTATACAAGCAGAAGCCATTGACAAGAATGGAATTATTCTGGCAGAAACACAGACTATGCAATCAACAG CTCCAGACATACCTGTTATTGATCAAGCTTACTCAAAACTTAGCAATAGTATCACAGTGGAATGGAGAGCGGTACCTGGAGCTACTAGTTATCTACTGTCTGCACAGGATGGAGATTCCTGCATTGAAACTGTAGTCACAAAATCACCAGGTACAGTGATGGGATTGGAACCAGCCACCTGCTACAGGATCACTATCAGATCTGTAAACGCGGGAGGAAAGAGCCGGCCTTCACcttccagaaaaacaacaacag TCTTGTCTGCTCCGATTCTGTCTGTCAGCTCCCCGAGCTATGATTCCATTGCAGTGAGCTGGAAAGCTGTGTATATGGCAGTTGGATTCTCTGTGTCCCTGATGAGATCAGACGGTTTGGGCAGAATGCTGAAGCAGAACACCACCAATAcctctttcatattttcaaatttaGATCCAGGAACTCTCTATACTATAAAAGCATATGCCTGGAATGCCAATGGTCTTCCTGGAGATGATTTCACATATAACCAAAGAACAA GTCCTAAGGCACCAGCAGATGTTCAAGTAGCTTTCAATAGTGGAGTTTTAAGAGCTATTGTTTCTTGGATGCCAGCAGAAGGAGCTCTGACTTACAGTGTGACAGCCTCCAGTGGACTCTTGAAACTGAAGTGTAACACCACTTCTTCCTCCTGCATAATACCATCGCTCCAATGCGGGTCTGAATATTCCGTTTCTGTCACAGCACATAATGACGCTGGATCCAGTAATCCTACTGATGCAGTGAGCTTAAAAACCA ttcctTGTGCACCAGGAAATATCTCAACTGAAGAAGATGAACGTGGAAACTTGTTGGTATCATGGTCTAGAGTAAATTTTGGTCATTACTATGTGGTTTTTGTGAAGAGCGACGATGGCTTGGAAGTATACTGCAACACATCACATACACAATGCCATTTCCAGTCAGACTGCGGTTTCACTTATTTCATTAGTGTCTTTGCATATAACAAGGCAGGGCAGAGTCCTTTAGGTGATGTATTCAATTACACCACTG CACCGTGCTGCCCCAGTAACTTCCGAGCAGTGCTGGTGTCGAGCGACACGGTGGAGGTGAGCTGGTCTCCTGTCCGCGGTGCTGAAATGTACGAGACCAAGGCTGCCTCGTGGAGGGGGACGGTGCTGTGCAACgacacagccacagcctgcaCCCTGTCTGCTCTGCGCTGCAACACCCGCTATAATGTCACCGTTTACTCCTTCAGTGAGGCCAGGGGCAGCAACACATCGTGTGCATCTAAGTATGTGGCAACAG CTCCCTGCAgtcctgaaataaaaaatatctctAAGGAGGCTCTTTCTGTGATCAGTGTGCACTGGCAATCTAACAACGAGGAAGCTACATACATTGTAACTGCCCGAGGAGAGACTGGACTTTGGCATtgtacaagctctggaaactCTTGTACCCTGATTAATCTTCCCTGTGGATCTGCTTTCTCTGTTAGTGTTATAGCAAGATCACCAGCTGGACAGAGCTTACCAAGCTACAGCGTCCCTTTAGAGACAG ctccTTGTTGCCCTAATGACCTGACACTAACTCAAGTGACACAGTCTGTAACAAATATCAGCTGGTCTATTGGAATGGGTGCACAGACATATGCAACGACATTGGAGTCTCCAAAGGGACAGGCAAAATGTCGCACTCTTAAAAACTACTGTCTCCTGGGATGCATCACATGTGGCACCAACTACACGGTATCTCTGAAAGCCATCAGTGAAACTGGTTTGACATCCTATTGCACATATCAAGGATATTCTTCCA GTGCTTGCTGTCCTTCTGGAGTGAAGCTATATAGACTTGGCAGTAATGGTATCCGGGTGTACTGGCGAGCTTCTGAAGAAACAATAAGCTACATTACTGATTTATGCGGCTCAAAAGGCAATTTCACTTGTACACCTAGCTCAGGTGTAAGTTACTGTGATATCACTGAGATACCTTGTGGCGATGTCTACACAGTGGTAGTATCTCCAGCTACAGATAAGAGGCTGAAGCTCACATTTTGtcctaaaaaaatatattcag TGATTTacagaggaaagagcagtgcAGAACATGTCTAG
- the FNDC7 gene encoding fibronectin type III domain-containing protein 7 isoform X2 translates to MRGSERASLELIGLLLHSLEVVFSANTGFSMSIYDVTSRSIYLRWSKFSGASSYRVTATAVNTVGHSLLAHFSDVTLKSTLTSLIPNTVYAIQAEAIDKNGIILAETQTMQSTAPDIPVIDQAYSKLSNSITVEWRAVPGATSYLLSAQDGDSCIETVVTKSPGTVMGLEPATCYRITIRSVNAGGKSRPSPSRKTTTVLSAPILSVSSPSYDSIAVSWKAVYMAVGFSVSLMRSDGLGRMLKQNTTNTSFIFSNLDPGTLYTIKAYAWNANGLPGDDFTYNQRTSPKAPADVQVAFNSGVLRAIVSWMPAEGALTYSVTASSGLLKLKCNTTSSSCIIPSLQCGSEYSVSVTAHNDAGSSNPTDAVSLKTIPCAPGNISTEEDERGNLLVSWSRVNFGHYYVVFVKSDDGLEVYCNTSHTQCHFQSDCGFTYFISVFAYNKAGQSPLGDVFNYTTAPCCPSNFRAVLVSSDTVEVSWSPVRGAEMYETKAASWRGTVLCNDTATACTLSALRCNTRYNVTVYSFSEARGSNTSCASKYVATAPCSPEIKNISKEALSVISVHWQSNNEEATYIVTARGETGLWHCTSSGNSCTLINLPCGSAFSVSVIARSPAGQSLPSYSVPLETAPCCPNDLTLTQVTQSVTNISWSIGMGAQTYATTLESPKGQAKCRTLKNYCLLGCITCGTNYTVSLKAISETGLTSYCTYQGYSSSACCPSGVKLYRLGSNGIRVYWRASEETISYITDLCGSKGNFTCTPSSGVSYCDITEIPCGDVYTVVVSPATDKRLKLTFCPKKIYSVTCSGSSVGMVIYRGKSSAEHV, encoded by the exons ATGCGCGGTTCGGAGAGAGCATCGCTGGAGCTCATCGGACTGCTCCTCCACAGCCTGGAAGTG GTCTTTTCAGCTAACACAG gtTTCTCTATGTCTATATATGATGTGACCTCAAGAAGCATTTATCTCAGATGGTCCAAGTTTTCAGGAGCCTCTTCTTACAGAGTCACAGCTACAGCTGTGAATACTGTAGGCCATTCTTTACTGGCTCATTTTAGTGATGTGACACTTAAGAGCACTCTAACTTCGTTAATTCCAAATACTGTCTATGCTATACAAGCAGAAGCCATTGACAAGAATGGAATTATTCTGGCAGAAACACAGACTATGCAATCAACAG CTCCAGACATACCTGTTATTGATCAAGCTTACTCAAAACTTAGCAATAGTATCACAGTGGAATGGAGAGCGGTACCTGGAGCTACTAGTTATCTACTGTCTGCACAGGATGGAGATTCCTGCATTGAAACTGTAGTCACAAAATCACCAGGTACAGTGATGGGATTGGAACCAGCCACCTGCTACAGGATCACTATCAGATCTGTAAACGCGGGAGGAAAGAGCCGGCCTTCACcttccagaaaaacaacaacag TCTTGTCTGCTCCGATTCTGTCTGTCAGCTCCCCGAGCTATGATTCCATTGCAGTGAGCTGGAAAGCTGTGTATATGGCAGTTGGATTCTCTGTGTCCCTGATGAGATCAGACGGTTTGGGCAGAATGCTGAAGCAGAACACCACCAATAcctctttcatattttcaaatttaGATCCAGGAACTCTCTATACTATAAAAGCATATGCCTGGAATGCCAATGGTCTTCCTGGAGATGATTTCACATATAACCAAAGAACAA GTCCTAAGGCACCAGCAGATGTTCAAGTAGCTTTCAATAGTGGAGTTTTAAGAGCTATTGTTTCTTGGATGCCAGCAGAAGGAGCTCTGACTTACAGTGTGACAGCCTCCAGTGGACTCTTGAAACTGAAGTGTAACACCACTTCTTCCTCCTGCATAATACCATCGCTCCAATGCGGGTCTGAATATTCCGTTTCTGTCACAGCACATAATGACGCTGGATCCAGTAATCCTACTGATGCAGTGAGCTTAAAAACCA ttcctTGTGCACCAGGAAATATCTCAACTGAAGAAGATGAACGTGGAAACTTGTTGGTATCATGGTCTAGAGTAAATTTTGGTCATTACTATGTGGTTTTTGTGAAGAGCGACGATGGCTTGGAAGTATACTGCAACACATCACATACACAATGCCATTTCCAGTCAGACTGCGGTTTCACTTATTTCATTAGTGTCTTTGCATATAACAAGGCAGGGCAGAGTCCTTTAGGTGATGTATTCAATTACACCACTG CACCGTGCTGCCCCAGTAACTTCCGAGCAGTGCTGGTGTCGAGCGACACGGTGGAGGTGAGCTGGTCTCCTGTCCGCGGTGCTGAAATGTACGAGACCAAGGCTGCCTCGTGGAGGGGGACGGTGCTGTGCAACgacacagccacagcctgcaCCCTGTCTGCTCTGCGCTGCAACACCCGCTATAATGTCACCGTTTACTCCTTCAGTGAGGCCAGGGGCAGCAACACATCGTGTGCATCTAAGTATGTGGCAACAG CTCCCTGCAgtcctgaaataaaaaatatctctAAGGAGGCTCTTTCTGTGATCAGTGTGCACTGGCAATCTAACAACGAGGAAGCTACATACATTGTAACTGCCCGAGGAGAGACTGGACTTTGGCATtgtacaagctctggaaactCTTGTACCCTGATTAATCTTCCCTGTGGATCTGCTTTCTCTGTTAGTGTTATAGCAAGATCACCAGCTGGACAGAGCTTACCAAGCTACAGCGTCCCTTTAGAGACAG ctccTTGTTGCCCTAATGACCTGACACTAACTCAAGTGACACAGTCTGTAACAAATATCAGCTGGTCTATTGGAATGGGTGCACAGACATATGCAACGACATTGGAGTCTCCAAAGGGACAGGCAAAATGTCGCACTCTTAAAAACTACTGTCTCCTGGGATGCATCACATGTGGCACCAACTACACGGTATCTCTGAAAGCCATCAGTGAAACTGGTTTGACATCCTATTGCACATATCAAGGATATTCTTCCA GTGCTTGCTGTCCTTCTGGAGTGAAGCTATATAGACTTGGCAGTAATGGTATCCGGGTGTACTGGCGAGCTTCTGAAGAAACAATAAGCTACATTACTGATTTATGCGGCTCAAAAGGCAATTTCACTTGTACACCTAGCTCAGGTGTAAGTTACTGTGATATCACTGAGATACCTTGTGGCGATGTCTACACAGTGGTAGTATCTCCAGCTACAGATAAGAGGCTGAAGCTCACATTTTGtcctaaaaaaatatattcag TAACCTGTTCTGGAAGCTCTGTTGGAATGG TGATTTacagaggaaagagcagtgcAGAACATGTCTAG
- the FNDC7 gene encoding fibronectin type III domain-containing protein 7 isoform X8, translating to MRGSERASLELIGLLLHSLEVVFSANTGFSMSIYDVTSRSIYLRWSKFSGASSYRVTATAVNTVGHSLLAHFSDVTLKSTLTSLIPNTVYAIQAEAIDKNGIILAETQTMQSTAPDIPVIDQAYSKLSNSITVEWRAVPGATSYLLSAQDGDSCIETVVTKSPGTVMGLEPATCYRITIRSVNAGGKSRPSPSRKTTTVLSAPILSVSSPSYDSIAVSWKAVYMAVGFSVSLMRSDGLGRMLKQNTTNTSFIFSNLDPGTLYTIKAYAWNANGLPGDDFTYNQRTIPCAPGNISTEEDERGNLLVSWSRVNFGHYYVVFVKSDDGLEVYCNTSHTQCHFQSDCGFTYFISVFAYNKAGQSPLGDVFNYTTAPCCPSNFRAVLVSSDTVEVSWSPVRGAEMYETKAASWRGTVLCNDTATACTLSALRCNTRYNVTVYSFSEARGSNTSCASKYVATAPCSPEIKNISKEALSVISVHWQSNNEEATYIVTARGETGLWHCTSSGNSCTLINLPCGSAFSVSVIARSPAGQSLPSYSVPLETAPCCPNDLTLTQVTQSVTNISWSIGMGAQTYATTLESPKGQAKCRTLKNYCLLGCITCGTNYTVSLKAISETGLTSYCTYQGYSSSACCPSGVKLYRLGSNGIRVYWRASEETISYITDLCGSKGNFTCTPSSGVSYCDITEIPCGDVYTVVVSPATDKRLKLTFCPKKIYSVTCSGSSVGMVIYRGKSSAEHV from the exons ATGCGCGGTTCGGAGAGAGCATCGCTGGAGCTCATCGGACTGCTCCTCCACAGCCTGGAAGTG GTCTTTTCAGCTAACACAG gtTTCTCTATGTCTATATATGATGTGACCTCAAGAAGCATTTATCTCAGATGGTCCAAGTTTTCAGGAGCCTCTTCTTACAGAGTCACAGCTACAGCTGTGAATACTGTAGGCCATTCTTTACTGGCTCATTTTAGTGATGTGACACTTAAGAGCACTCTAACTTCGTTAATTCCAAATACTGTCTATGCTATACAAGCAGAAGCCATTGACAAGAATGGAATTATTCTGGCAGAAACACAGACTATGCAATCAACAG CTCCAGACATACCTGTTATTGATCAAGCTTACTCAAAACTTAGCAATAGTATCACAGTGGAATGGAGAGCGGTACCTGGAGCTACTAGTTATCTACTGTCTGCACAGGATGGAGATTCCTGCATTGAAACTGTAGTCACAAAATCACCAGGTACAGTGATGGGATTGGAACCAGCCACCTGCTACAGGATCACTATCAGATCTGTAAACGCGGGAGGAAAGAGCCGGCCTTCACcttccagaaaaacaacaacag TCTTGTCTGCTCCGATTCTGTCTGTCAGCTCCCCGAGCTATGATTCCATTGCAGTGAGCTGGAAAGCTGTGTATATGGCAGTTGGATTCTCTGTGTCCCTGATGAGATCAGACGGTTTGGGCAGAATGCTGAAGCAGAACACCACCAATAcctctttcatattttcaaatttaGATCCAGGAACTCTCTATACTATAAAAGCATATGCCTGGAATGCCAATGGTCTTCCTGGAGATGATTTCACATATAACCAAAGAACAA ttcctTGTGCACCAGGAAATATCTCAACTGAAGAAGATGAACGTGGAAACTTGTTGGTATCATGGTCTAGAGTAAATTTTGGTCATTACTATGTGGTTTTTGTGAAGAGCGACGATGGCTTGGAAGTATACTGCAACACATCACATACACAATGCCATTTCCAGTCAGACTGCGGTTTCACTTATTTCATTAGTGTCTTTGCATATAACAAGGCAGGGCAGAGTCCTTTAGGTGATGTATTCAATTACACCACTG CACCGTGCTGCCCCAGTAACTTCCGAGCAGTGCTGGTGTCGAGCGACACGGTGGAGGTGAGCTGGTCTCCTGTCCGCGGTGCTGAAATGTACGAGACCAAGGCTGCCTCGTGGAGGGGGACGGTGCTGTGCAACgacacagccacagcctgcaCCCTGTCTGCTCTGCGCTGCAACACCCGCTATAATGTCACCGTTTACTCCTTCAGTGAGGCCAGGGGCAGCAACACATCGTGTGCATCTAAGTATGTGGCAACAG CTCCCTGCAgtcctgaaataaaaaatatctctAAGGAGGCTCTTTCTGTGATCAGTGTGCACTGGCAATCTAACAACGAGGAAGCTACATACATTGTAACTGCCCGAGGAGAGACTGGACTTTGGCATtgtacaagctctggaaactCTTGTACCCTGATTAATCTTCCCTGTGGATCTGCTTTCTCTGTTAGTGTTATAGCAAGATCACCAGCTGGACAGAGCTTACCAAGCTACAGCGTCCCTTTAGAGACAG ctccTTGTTGCCCTAATGACCTGACACTAACTCAAGTGACACAGTCTGTAACAAATATCAGCTGGTCTATTGGAATGGGTGCACAGACATATGCAACGACATTGGAGTCTCCAAAGGGACAGGCAAAATGTCGCACTCTTAAAAACTACTGTCTCCTGGGATGCATCACATGTGGCACCAACTACACGGTATCTCTGAAAGCCATCAGTGAAACTGGTTTGACATCCTATTGCACATATCAAGGATATTCTTCCA GTGCTTGCTGTCCTTCTGGAGTGAAGCTATATAGACTTGGCAGTAATGGTATCCGGGTGTACTGGCGAGCTTCTGAAGAAACAATAAGCTACATTACTGATTTATGCGGCTCAAAAGGCAATTTCACTTGTACACCTAGCTCAGGTGTAAGTTACTGTGATATCACTGAGATACCTTGTGGCGATGTCTACACAGTGGTAGTATCTCCAGCTACAGATAAGAGGCTGAAGCTCACATTTTGtcctaaaaaaatatattcag TAACCTGTTCTGGAAGCTCTGTTGGAATGG TGATTTacagaggaaagagcagtgcAGAACATGTCTAG
- the FNDC7 gene encoding fibronectin type III domain-containing protein 7 isoform X7, translating to MRGSERASLELIGLLLHSLEVVFSANTGFSMSIYDVTSRSIYLRWSKFSGASSYRVTATAVNTVGHSLLAHFSDVTLKSTLTSLIPNTVYAIQAEAIDKNGIILAETQTMQSTAPDIPVIDQAYSKLSNSITVEWRAVPGATSYLLSAQDGDSCIETVVTKSPGTVMGLEPATCYRITIRSVNAGGKSRPSPSRKTTTVLSAPILSVSSPSYDSIAVSWKAVYMAVGFSVSLMRSDGLGRMLKQNTTNTSFIFSNLDPGTLYTIKAYAWNANGLPGDDFTYNQRTSPKAPADVQVAFNSGVLRAIVSWMPAEGALTYSVTASSGLLKLKCNTTSSSCIIPSLQCGSEYSVSVTAHNDAGSSNPTDAVSLKTIPCAPGNISTEEDERGNLLVSWSRVNFGHYYVVFVKSDDGLEVYCNTSHTQCHFQSDCGFTYFISVFAYNKAGQSPLGDVFNYTTAPCCPSNFRAVLVSSDTVEVSWSPVRGAEMYETKAASWRGTVLCNDTATACTLSALRCNTRYNVTVYSFSEARGSNTSCASKYVATAPCSPEIKNISKEALSVISVHWQSNNEEATYIVTARGETGLWHCTSSGNSCTLINLPCGSAFSVSVIARSPAGQSLPSYSVPLETGACCPSGVKLYRLGSNGIRVYWRASEETISYITDLCGSKGNFTCTPSSGVSYCDITEIPCGDVYTVVVSPATDKRLKLTFCPKKIYSVTCSGSSVGMVIYRGKSSAEHV from the exons ATGCGCGGTTCGGAGAGAGCATCGCTGGAGCTCATCGGACTGCTCCTCCACAGCCTGGAAGTG GTCTTTTCAGCTAACACAG gtTTCTCTATGTCTATATATGATGTGACCTCAAGAAGCATTTATCTCAGATGGTCCAAGTTTTCAGGAGCCTCTTCTTACAGAGTCACAGCTACAGCTGTGAATACTGTAGGCCATTCTTTACTGGCTCATTTTAGTGATGTGACACTTAAGAGCACTCTAACTTCGTTAATTCCAAATACTGTCTATGCTATACAAGCAGAAGCCATTGACAAGAATGGAATTATTCTGGCAGAAACACAGACTATGCAATCAACAG CTCCAGACATACCTGTTATTGATCAAGCTTACTCAAAACTTAGCAATAGTATCACAGTGGAATGGAGAGCGGTACCTGGAGCTACTAGTTATCTACTGTCTGCACAGGATGGAGATTCCTGCATTGAAACTGTAGTCACAAAATCACCAGGTACAGTGATGGGATTGGAACCAGCCACCTGCTACAGGATCACTATCAGATCTGTAAACGCGGGAGGAAAGAGCCGGCCTTCACcttccagaaaaacaacaacag TCTTGTCTGCTCCGATTCTGTCTGTCAGCTCCCCGAGCTATGATTCCATTGCAGTGAGCTGGAAAGCTGTGTATATGGCAGTTGGATTCTCTGTGTCCCTGATGAGATCAGACGGTTTGGGCAGAATGCTGAAGCAGAACACCACCAATAcctctttcatattttcaaatttaGATCCAGGAACTCTCTATACTATAAAAGCATATGCCTGGAATGCCAATGGTCTTCCTGGAGATGATTTCACATATAACCAAAGAACAA GTCCTAAGGCACCAGCAGATGTTCAAGTAGCTTTCAATAGTGGAGTTTTAAGAGCTATTGTTTCTTGGATGCCAGCAGAAGGAGCTCTGACTTACAGTGTGACAGCCTCCAGTGGACTCTTGAAACTGAAGTGTAACACCACTTCTTCCTCCTGCATAATACCATCGCTCCAATGCGGGTCTGAATATTCCGTTTCTGTCACAGCACATAATGACGCTGGATCCAGTAATCCTACTGATGCAGTGAGCTTAAAAACCA ttcctTGTGCACCAGGAAATATCTCAACTGAAGAAGATGAACGTGGAAACTTGTTGGTATCATGGTCTAGAGTAAATTTTGGTCATTACTATGTGGTTTTTGTGAAGAGCGACGATGGCTTGGAAGTATACTGCAACACATCACATACACAATGCCATTTCCAGTCAGACTGCGGTTTCACTTATTTCATTAGTGTCTTTGCATATAACAAGGCAGGGCAGAGTCCTTTAGGTGATGTATTCAATTACACCACTG CACCGTGCTGCCCCAGTAACTTCCGAGCAGTGCTGGTGTCGAGCGACACGGTGGAGGTGAGCTGGTCTCCTGTCCGCGGTGCTGAAATGTACGAGACCAAGGCTGCCTCGTGGAGGGGGACGGTGCTGTGCAACgacacagccacagcctgcaCCCTGTCTGCTCTGCGCTGCAACACCCGCTATAATGTCACCGTTTACTCCTTCAGTGAGGCCAGGGGCAGCAACACATCGTGTGCATCTAAGTATGTGGCAACAG CTCCCTGCAgtcctgaaataaaaaatatctctAAGGAGGCTCTTTCTGTGATCAGTGTGCACTGGCAATCTAACAACGAGGAAGCTACATACATTGTAACTGCCCGAGGAGAGACTGGACTTTGGCATtgtacaagctctggaaactCTTGTACCCTGATTAATCTTCCCTGTGGATCTGCTTTCTCTGTTAGTGTTATAGCAAGATCACCAGCTGGACAGAGCTTACCAAGCTACAGCGTCCCTTTAGAGACAG GTGCTTGCTGTCCTTCTGGAGTGAAGCTATATAGACTTGGCAGTAATGGTATCCGGGTGTACTGGCGAGCTTCTGAAGAAACAATAAGCTACATTACTGATTTATGCGGCTCAAAAGGCAATTTCACTTGTACACCTAGCTCAGGTGTAAGTTACTGTGATATCACTGAGATACCTTGTGGCGATGTCTACACAGTGGTAGTATCTCCAGCTACAGATAAGAGGCTGAAGCTCACATTTTGtcctaaaaaaatatattcag TAACCTGTTCTGGAAGCTCTGTTGGAATGG TGATTTacagaggaaagagcagtgcAGAACATGTCTAG